One segment of Candidatus Eisenbacteria bacterium DNA contains the following:
- a CDS encoding GyrI-like domain-containing protein yields MEPAVVTRQTFNVLGVQSRIDPRTADYRSIWEKQFEPHHDFVRRLATEPGYYGMYFPSEVPGKVDFIAGMAVADTGEIPRGLVVREVPVAQYAVFECKMDAIGSTWEKIYGGWLADSEQYAEDESKACFEYFPPGADEGKALVSIHVPLRAK; encoded by the coding sequence ATGGAGCCCGCAGTGGTTACGCGCCAAACCTTCAACGTTCTTGGCGTACAGTCGCGTATTGACCCCAGGACGGCAGACTACCGTAGCATCTGGGAGAAGCAGTTTGAGCCACATCACGACTTCGTCCGAAGGCTGGCTACGGAGCCAGGTTACTACGGGATGTACTTCCCATCGGAGGTGCCGGGGAAGGTGGACTTCATTGCAGGGATGGCCGTGGCAGATACCGGAGAGATCCCTCGGGGCCTTGTGGTGCGCGAAGTCCCTGTCGCGCAGTACGCTGTGTTCGAGTGCAAGATGGACGCTATCGGCTCGACTTGGGAGAAGATCTACGGCGGATGGTTGGCTGACTCCGAGCAATACGCTGAGGATGAGAGCAAGGCTTGCTTCGAGTATTTCCCGCCCGGAGCTGACGAAGGAAAGGCACTTGTGTCAATCCACGTGCCGCTGAGAGCGAAGTGA